A genomic segment from Cervus elaphus chromosome 14, mCerEla1.1, whole genome shotgun sequence encodes:
- the LOC122707368 gene encoding calcyclin-binding protein gives MSSALEELQKDLEEVKVLLEKATRKRVRDALTAEKSKIETEMKNKMQQKSQRKAELTENEKPAAVVAPITTGYTVKISNYGWDQSDKFVKIYITLPGVHQVPAESVQVNFTERSFDLLVKNLNGKSYSMIVNNLLKPISVEGSSKKVKTDTVLILCRKKAENTRWDYLTQVEKECKEKEKPSYDTETDPSEGLMNVLKKIYEDGDDDMKRTINKAWVESREKQAKGDTDF, from the exons CTTCAGAAAGATCTAGAAGAGGTGAAGGTGCTGCTGGAAAAAGCCACTAGGAAAAGAGTACGTGATGCCTTGACAGCTGAAAAATCCAAGATTgagacagaaatgaagaataagatGCAGCAGAAATCACAGAGGAAAGCAGAACTTACAGAAAATGAGAAGCCAGCTGCTGTGGTTGCTCCTATTACAACAGGATATACAGTGAAAATCAGTAATTATG GATGGGACCAGTCAGATAAGTTTGTGAAAATCTACATCACCTTACCTGGAGTTCATCAAGTGCCTGCTGAGAGTGTGCAGGTGAATTTCACAGAGAG GTCATTTGATCTTTTGGTAAAGAACCTAAATGGAAAGAGTTACTCCATGATTGTGAACAATCTCTTGAAACCCATCTCTGTGGAAGGCAGTTCAAAAAAG GTCAAGACAGATACAGTTCTTATCTTATgtagaaagaaagcagaaaacacaCGGTGGGACTACCTGACTCAGGttgaaaaagaatgcaaagagaaaga aaagccCTCCTATGACACTGAAACAGATCCTAGTGAGGGATTAATGAATGTTCTAAAGAAAATTTATGAAGATGGAGATGATGATATGAAGCGAACCATTAATAAAGCCTGGGTGGAATCAAGAGAAAAGCAAGCCAAAGGAGATACAGACTTCTGA